A genomic stretch from Patagioenas fasciata isolate bPatFas1 chromosome 10, bPatFas1.hap1, whole genome shotgun sequence includes:
- the GLT8D1 gene encoding glycosyltransferase 8 domain-containing protein 1: MSLRKVNISILIVAVVIFLLVLHHNFLGLSDFLKQELSDSNPVGLQPIDFIPAVPQRLEDERNDKEISVVIAASDERLGGAIAAMNSIYSHTKSNVVFYIVTLNDTVDHLRLWLSNTALKNLRYRILDFDPRVLEGKVQVDPQKADTLKPLTFARFYLPYLVPHAEKVIYVDDDIIVQDDILELYNTPLKPGHAAAFSDDCDSTTNKVAVRGAGNQYNYIGFLDYKKETIRKLAMKASTCSFNPGVFVANLTEWKLQNITKQLEKWMALNVAEELYSRTLAGSITTPPLLIVFYKQHSSIDPMWNVRHLGSSAGKRYSPQFVKAAKLLHWNGHFKPWGRTASYAEVWEKWYVPDPTGKFSLIRRHSEAYEAK, from the exons ATGTCATTAAGGAAAG tGAACATTTCCATCCTTATAGTGGCAGTTGTCATATTTTTGTTAGTTCTTCATCATAACTTCCTGGGCCTCAGTGACTTCTTAAAACAGGAATTGTCAG ATTCAAACCCAGTAGGACTTCAGCCTATAGATTTCATCCCTGCAGTTCCCCAGAGGCTAGAAGATGAGAGGAATGATAAGGAGATTTCTGTGGTCATTGCAGCATCAGATGAGAGGCTCGGGGGTGCAATTGCAGCCATGAACAGTATTTACAGTCACACCAAATCCAACGTGGTTTTCTATATTGTTACTTTGAATGATACTGTGGATCACTTGAG gctgtggCTAAGTAACACTGCTCTGAAAAATCTGAGATACCGAATTTTGGATTTTGACCCTCGTGTCTTAGAAGGAAAAGTACAAGTGGATCCTCAAAAGGCAGACACCCTAAAACCA ttAACCTTTGCAAGATTCTACTTGCCCTATTTGGTACCTCATGCAGAGAAGGTCATCTACGTGGATGATGATATAATAGTGCAAG ATGATATTCTTGAGCTTTACAACACTCCATTGAAACCTGGACATGCAGCTGCATTTTCAGATGATTGTGACTCAACCACTAACAAAGTTGCTGTCCGTGGGGCGGGCAATCAG TATAATTACATTGGGTTTCTAGATTACAAAAAAGAAACCATCCGAAAGCTTGCCATGAAAGCCAGCACCTGCTCTTTCAATCCAGGAGTTTTTGTTGCCAATTTGACAGAATGGAAGTTACAGAACATCACTAAGCAATTAGAGAAGTGGATGGCACTTAATGTAGC AGAGGAACTTTACAGTAGGACACTGGCTGGCAGCATCACAACACCTCCACTGCTAATTGTATTTTACAAGCAACATTCCAGTATTGATCCCATGTGGAATGTCCGGCATCTTG GGTCTAGTGCTGGAAAGAGGTACTCTCCTCAGTTTGTGAAAGCTGCCAAGCTGCTCCATTGGAACGGACACTTCAAACCATGGGGAAGAACAGCTTCATACGCTGAAGTCTGGGAGAAGTGGTATGTTCCTGACCCTACAGGGAAGTTCAGCCTGATCCGCAGACATTCAGAAGCCTATGAAGCAAAGTAG
- the SPCS1 gene encoding signal peptidase complex subunit 1: protein MAAQGNDSAEAVEAEAEAVEAEAVEAEARSSGEPLTVAVNQHHWPWGDGAEQDWRVSGQLSRLLPLLLEAQALLGQPLYLPRGAFATAAPSDANSRQSPPGSDGEDTDSSEDSEEPRSAAMLNIFRSIPTQMDYKGQKLAEQIFQGIILVSAIIGFIYGYITEQFGWTVYIVMAGFLLSCLLTLPPWPMYRRNPLQWLPVQESGAEEKKSADRKPKRHAKS, encoded by the exons ATGGCGGCGCAAGGCAACGACAGTGCCGAGGCGGTGGAGGCCGAGGCCGAGGCGGTGGAGGCCGAGGCGGTAGAGGCCGAGGCCCGGAGCAGCGGGGAGCCGCTGACTGTAGCAGTAAACCAGCACCACTGGCCGTGGGGCGATGGGGCGGAGCAAGACTGGCGTGTTTCCGGCCAGCTCAGCAGGCTCCTGCCGCTGTTGCTGGAGGCGCAGGCACTCCTCGGGCAGCCGCTGTACCTGCCCCGCGGGGCCTTCGCTACCGCCGCGCCGAGCGACGCCAACAGCCGGCAGTCGCCGCCGGGCTCCGACGGGGAAGACACAGACAGCTCCGAGGACTCTGAGGAGCCGCGCTCCGCCGCCATGCTGAACATCTTCCGCTCCATCCCCACGCAGATG GATTACAAGGGCCAAAAATTAGCAGAACAGATTTTTCAAGGAATCATTCTTGTCTCTGCG ataattGGCTTCATCTATGGATACATCACCGAACAATTTGGGTGGACTGTCTACATAGTTATGGCTGGGTTTCTTTTATCATGTTTG CTAACCCTCCCTCCGTGGCCTATGTACCGCCGCAATCCTCTCCAGTGGCTACCTGTCCAAGAGTCgggagcagaagaaaagaaatcagcagacagAAAGCCAAAGAGACATGCTAAAAGCTAA